GAATCCGGCCCGGCGAGTCCGCAGACGCCATGAATCCCCCCTGTATCGCCCCATCTCCACCTCGGATCATGGTGTCCCGCCCACCAGGACGTTCCGGCTCGGTGCTCGTGGGGGTGCTTTGGTGCGTGGTGCTCCTTTCCATCGTGGTTCTCGGGATGCTCCACACGACGCGGAAGGACCTGACGATTGGGAAATTCCATGCGGATCGTCTTCAAGCTTACTACCTGGCATTGGCGGGCATTGAGAAGGCAAAGGCCCTGTTGTACGAGGACGCCCTGACCCGAAGTCGGGCCGGTGTTCATCATGGGTCCGGCCTTTACAACGCCCCGGATCAGTTTGAGGACATCCAACTTGGAAGTGGATCGTTCAGCGTCTTCAGGCCAGCGCGAGGCGATGAGGGCAGTGGCATTGTTTTTGGGGTGTCAGACGAAGAAGCCCGGCTGAACGTCAACGTGGCGGACGTCAGTCAACTGACCAACATCGTGGGACTGACCGTGGATGTTGCCGCGGCCATCGTGGACTGGCATGACGCCGACAACGCCGCGTCGCCGGGCGGGGCGGAGACCGACTACTACTCCACAATGAGACCACCCTATCGTGCCCGGAACGGCCCCGTTCCCACGATTCGCGAGCTGCTGATGGTGCGTGGCGTCACGGCGGATCTCCTCTTCGGCCCGGAGCAGGAGGCGCCGCAAGGGGCCGAATCGGGCATCCAGGGCATCGCTCCCGAGGCAGGTTGGGCCGCCTGGCTGACCGCCCATTCCGGTGTGTCCAATGTGGACGCATCGGGTGCAGATCGGGTCAACGTCCAGAATGCCGACGTGACGGCGTTGACGGGTGTCCGCGGGCTGACGCCCGAGATCGCCCGGGCCATTGTGGCCCACCGGGAACAGAACCCGATTCGTTCACTGGTGGATCTGCTGGAGGTCCCGGCAGTGGCACCCGGCGGGTCGCAACCCGGCACCACGAGCAATGCCAATCCTCCCAAAGTGGTGGATGAACGGCTGCTCAGGGAGATTGCAGACTTCGTGACCGTCGAAGATGGCGCGACGCTGAACGGCGTCGTCAACGTGAACACCGCTCCCGTGGAGGTGTTGATGTGCCTTCCGCGGATGGATCGTCCCCTGGCCCAGGCCATCGAGGCCCATCGGCGGGGCAACGGATTCTTCGCCCACGAGGCCGCGTTGTTGGACGTCCCCGGAATGACGCGGGAAATCCTCAAGGAACTGTCGCCGCGGATTGCCATGCGCTCCGAGACCTTCCGGATTCGAAGTGAAGGCCGGGCGGGGAATCGTGGCAGCCGGCAGCGGATCGAAGTGGTGGTCCATATCGGGTCCCGCACGGTGTCCACATTGGCCTATCGGGAGGACGACCTGTGACGTTTCCCAAGTGGATCGCCCCCGCGTGGATGTTCGCGGAGATTGGCCCCGAATCTTTCCATGCACGCCTGGAGCAGCGCGGAGTGGATCTGCCAGTGAGCCGTCTCGCTGATGGACGTCTCTCCGCGGTTTCGGTGGAGCAGATCCAAATCGCCGTTCAATCCCTTGCCGGAGGTCGGTCGGGGTGGAGACGTATCCGGGTGTGCTGTGCGCTGGCGGCACGCGGACTGATTTTCCGGACGATTGCCTTGCCGGCGGCGGCCGGTGAGATCGCGCGCCTGTTGCCCCTCCAGATGGAGGCCGAGTTTCCGCTGCCGCCGGAGGCGCTGGCCTGGGGCTGGACGACCCTGTCCGCGCCCGGATCTCAGTCGGTTGACGAACCGCGTCAGTTGGCGCTCGTCGCCGCGGTGCGCCGGGAAGTGGTGGAGGAACATGCGGAGTTGTTCACCCCGTGGGCGGCCGAGGTGGTGTTCACTCCGGCCGCACTGGCGCGCGCCGAGTTGATTCCCAACCGGCCCTCCCGTTTTGCCCTCCTGGACGTAGGCCGAAGGCAGTACGAGCTCCTGCTGTGGCAAAACGGATCGGCGCCTGTCATCCGTTCGATCGCGCGGGGATCCGATGCGGAAGCCGGATCGGGCGAATCGCGCAAGGACGCCTCCGGTTCGGTCCGTTTGCTGTCGGCGTTGGAGCCTCATCTCAGGCCCGGCCCGGCTTCCACGGAACCGACGCGCTTGTGGATCTCCGGGCCTGGCGACTCCGTGGCGGGTGTGGCCGAGGTCTTCTCGGCACTGGAACCTGGCAATCGTCCGCAGATTTTGACGGTCCAAGGCGGGGCAGGGGCCACGGCCGCCATCGAGGGACTCACCCGCCGCGGCGTCTCCGCGGCGTTCTCCGGCCCGGCGGATTTCATTGCACTGCGGACGCCCCCCCCCGTTGATGCTGCCAGTCGCTTCTCCTCGACGATCCCGCGCCGTCCGCTGTCCGTCGTGGCGGCGCTGCTGGCCCTGGCTCTGGTCTTCCCCTACTTGGAGGCCTGGGTGCTGAAGCCACGGCTTGCGCGCCGCCTGGCGCAGTTGAAGGCGGGCGATGCCCAACTGGCGGTTATTGATCGCGAGCTGAGCTTTCTTCGCTATCTGGAGTTGAACCAGACGCCCCATCTGGATGCGACATTCGTCATCGCCCATGCCGCACCCCCGGGGACCCGCGTGGATGCGCTCAGCATCAGCCGGCAGGGCGAGGTGTCGCTGACGGGCCATTTGCGTGACCTGGCTCAGGTCGGCGACTTCCGACTGAGACTCGTCAACTCCGGCTTCTTTTCCACCGTGGTGGTCGAAGACCAGACGCCCACGCAGGACCGTCAACGAATCAATTTCCGAATCTCGGCACGCTGGAAGGACTCCTCAGAACGGGAGGGCCTCGTCATTGGTCCGAATCTCCCCCCGACCGGAGCCAGCACCCCGGCGGCATCGGCCCGTCACGGACGGCCTCCAGGATCAACCGGAGGATCTACACCATGAAGTTCGCCACACTGACGGCTCGCGATCGTCGGACCCTCCGGCTCGCCGCCCTCGGGTTGGGCCTGTACCTCGCCCTGTTCGGCGGATGGCGGCTTTTTCAGGTGGCGGCGCAGCGCCGGACGGAGTACCGGCAGTTGCTCCGGGAAGCGACCGCCCTCCGGCAAAAGTTCGATCTGTATGATGCGCGGGTGGTGCGATTGCGCAGGTTGATGGAGTCATTTCAGATGGATCCGGCCCACCTGCCCCGGACGACCCTGGTGGCCGACGCCAGCGCCGCCCTGCAACGATCCGCGGAGCAGAGCGGCCTGCAATTGGGGCCGATTCGCGAGACGCTCAATCGCAGCGCCGAACGGGAGGTGGGGGCGATCCGACTGGAGGCCTCCGGACCCGTGCCGGCGCTGATGACGTTCCTGCATCGAATTCGCGGCCTCGGTTTTCCCCTGGTGATGGATTCCCTTCAGCTGAATCCGGAACCCATGCGTCCGGGGACGATCCGGCTCAGCCTCAATCTCATCCTGCTAAACTACGAGCAGTGGCAGGAAATGGAGGGCCCTCGTGGTTGAACGACTTCCCCGGCTACTGTCGGTGGCCACCGTGATTCTCATGGGCGTGCTGGTCTTCGAGATCGTGGGACTCCTGTTGCGTCGTGATCCGCTGGACGGGGTGCAGGCCCCGACCGTCCCGCGTTGGTCGGACGCCGAGACCAACGCACCGGCCTCCGCAGCGACCGGCATCGCGCCGGTCGCCTCCAATCCGGGGACCATCCACACCCACGCGGCCGTTTCCGGCACCAACCTTGCGGCCACCGGGACCAATATGACACCAGCGGCGACCAACGCACCGACGTCTCCCATTGGCATTCCCGCAGTCGCTGCCGCGAACACCAATGTCCCTTCGT
This genomic stretch from Verrucomicrobiia bacterium harbors:
- a CDS encoding general secretion pathway protein GspK, with the translated sequence MVSRPPGRSGSVLVGVLWCVVLLSIVVLGMLHTTRKDLTIGKFHADRLQAYYLALAGIEKAKALLYEDALTRSRAGVHHGSGLYNAPDQFEDIQLGSGSFSVFRPARGDEGSGIVFGVSDEEARLNVNVADVSQLTNIVGLTVDVAAAIVDWHDADNAASPGGAETDYYSTMRPPYRARNGPVPTIRELLMVRGVTADLLFGPEQEAPQGAESGIQGIAPEAGWAAWLTAHSGVSNVDASGADRVNVQNADVTALTGVRGLTPEIARAIVAHREQNPIRSLVDLLEVPAVAPGGSQPGTTSNANPPKVVDERLLREIADFVTVEDGATLNGVVNVNTAPVEVLMCLPRMDRPLAQAIEAHRRGNGFFAHEAALLDVPGMTREILKELSPRIAMRSETFRIRSEGRAGNRGSRQRIEVVVHIGSRTVSTLAYREDDL